The segment ATCTTATTTTCTGATTTACTTTTCCCATTAGAAGCACTTGGTTTGGGTCTTACCTACGATCCAGGCCCTAAACTATCTTTCTCACTAACCTCTTTAGCTGATCTCAAAAAACTAAAACCTGTTGATGAAGCCATTGAAGGTCTCCGTTTCCAAAAAGAAGCAGTGATCCGAACCAGAGAAGTGTTACCAAAAGATGTTTCCCTAATTGGTTTTGTTGGTGGCCCTTTTACCCTTATGACCTATGCCAGCATAGGAAAACATGATGGAAATTTATCGTTTATCAAAACAAACCGAGAGTTTGTAGATCAGTTTTATTCCATTCTTTTACCACTTCTAAAACGAAACATCGAATTACAATTGCAAGGTGGTGCAGAAGTCGTCATGATGTTTGATACCGCAGCTGGAATGTTAGATCCATTTAATTTCCGAAGGTATGTCACCGAACCCATAACAGAGTTAACTAAAGCATTCCCCAATCAAGTTGGTTATTATGTCAAAAATTCAACAGAAGCACAAATACGGCAAATTCATTCCATTCAAAACCTAGTTGGCTTTGGAGTGGATCACCGGTTTTCTATGCCAACCATATTACAGGAATTTGGTGGAAAAGGATTTGTTCAGGGCAATTTTGACCAAGAGTTATTATTTGCTGACAAATCAACCCTCAAACAAAAAATCCATGAATACCTATTACCGATAAGAGATCTGGACCCAAAAGATCGTGTAGGTTGGGTGGCTGGACTTGGACATGGTGTATTACAATACACTCCAGAAGAGTCTGTGCATCTTCTCATCGAAACAACAAGAAAGGTGTTTAATACATGAAACACTTACTGCAAAAATACGATACACCTGCTCCAAGATACACAAGTTATCCAACTGTACCGTATTGGACTGATTCACCTACAG is part of the Leptospira levettii genome and harbors:
- a CDS encoding uroporphyrinogen decarboxylase family protein, whose product is MITTKYHNERFANAIQLVPQNTPPIWFMRQAGRYHSHYRKLKETYSFMDLCKQPELAAEVALGPVKEFGFDVSILFSDLLFPLEALGLGLTYDPGPKLSFSLTSLADLKKLKPVDEAIEGLRFQKEAVIRTREVLPKDVSLIGFVGGPFTLMTYASIGKHDGNLSFIKTNREFVDQFYSILLPLLKRNIELQLQGGAEVVMMFDTAAGMLDPFNFRRYVTEPITELTKAFPNQVGYYVKNSTEAQIRQIHSIQNLVGFGVDHRFSMPTILQEFGGKGFVQGNFDQELLFADKSTLKQKIHEYLLPIRDLDPKDRVGWVAGLGHGVLQYTPEESVHLLIETTRKVFNT